A window of Bradyrhizobium sp. AZCC 1610 contains these coding sequences:
- a CDS encoding transglutaminase family protein, giving the protein MIYDIRHVTTYAYESPVSFARCSLRLEPRSSDGQQLISHTVEIRPKPVERTARRDFFGTHTESVLIETAHRNLRIDSRSRVSVSRNAPARNAPSPSWEDIRDVAFEATSLGPASPVGYVFASSLVPVLAPLTAYAAPSFPLGGGILSGAVDLMHRIRNDFRYDPKATVISTPLREVFEKRHGVCQDFAHVMIAGLRGLGLPAAYVSGYLRTVPPPGQPRLQGADATHAWVSVWCGAELGWIGFDPTNDLLVENDHIILAVGRDFSDVSPVDGIIVGSRKQKLSVAVDVLLVE; this is encoded by the coding sequence GTGATCTACGACATCCGTCACGTCACGACCTACGCTTACGAAAGCCCGGTGAGCTTTGCGCGGTGCTCGCTGCGGCTGGAGCCGCGCAGCAGTGACGGACAGCAACTGATCTCGCATACGGTCGAGATCCGGCCCAAGCCGGTGGAACGCACGGCGCGGCGGGATTTTTTCGGAACCCATACCGAGAGCGTGCTGATCGAGACCGCGCACCGCAACTTGCGGATCGATTCCCGCTCGCGGGTTTCGGTGTCGCGCAATGCGCCGGCGCGCAATGCGCCGAGCCCGTCATGGGAAGATATCCGCGATGTGGCGTTCGAGGCCACCAGTCTTGGCCCGGCCTCGCCCGTCGGATATGTCTTTGCGAGTTCGCTGGTGCCGGTGCTGGCGCCGCTTACCGCCTATGCCGCGCCAAGCTTCCCGCTGGGCGGCGGCATCCTCTCAGGCGCCGTCGACCTGATGCACCGGATCCGCAACGATTTCAGGTACGACCCGAAGGCCACGGTAATCTCGACGCCGCTCAGGGAAGTGTTCGAGAAACGCCACGGCGTCTGCCAGGACTTTGCCCATGTGATGATTGCGGGCTTGCGCGGGCTCGGGCTGCCGGCGGCCTATGTCAGCGGCTATCTCCGCACCGTTCCGCCGCCGGGCCAGCCGCGGCTGCAGGGCGCCGATGCCACCCACGCCTGGGTCTCGGTGTGGTGCGGCGCCGAACTCGGCTGGATCGGGTTCGATCCGACCAACGACCTGCTGGTCGAGAACGATCACATCATTCTGGCGGTGGGGCGCGACTTCTCCGACGTCTCGCCGGTCGACGGCATCATCGTCGGCTCGCGCAAGCAGAAGCTCAGCGTTGCCGTGGACGTGCTGTTGGTCGAGTGA
- a CDS encoding cache domain-containing protein — MLVLGGAASAGGGANKDEAVAMVKQAVAFIRDQGAEKAYPEITNKASKFRDRDLYVVVYQLDGKVLAHGSNEKFVGKDLIDAQDVDGKLYVKERVELAAKQPTFWQDYKFVNPVSKKVEPKEMYCEKVDNTAVCAGVYKL; from the coding sequence ATGCTCGTTCTCGGAGGTGCCGCCAGTGCGGGCGGTGGAGCGAACAAGGACGAAGCCGTCGCCATGGTCAAACAGGCGGTCGCCTTCATCAGGGATCAGGGCGCCGAAAAGGCGTATCCCGAGATCACCAACAAGGCCAGCAAGTTCCGTGATCGCGACCTCTACGTCGTGGTCTATCAGCTCGACGGCAAAGTGCTCGCGCACGGCTCCAACGAAAAGTTTGTCGGCAAGGACCTGATCGATGCCCAGGACGTCGACGGCAAGCTCTACGTCAAGGAGCGCGTCGAACTCGCCGCCAAGCAGCCGACGTTCTGGCAGGATTACAAGTTCGTCAATCCGGTCAGCAAGAAGGTCGAGCCGAAGGAAATGTACTGCGAGAAGGTGGACAACACGGCCGTCTGCGCAGGCGTCTACAAGCTCTGA
- a CDS encoding methyl-accepting chemotaxis protein yields the protein MLGWIRNIGLSWKVQLAPAFLIVVLIGLGAYALQTLRSNQAAVDALVSGPVRQSELANDLTTTVWTAHAKLYRLAATAANEKDEKKIAAVAKEASAAAGKISDALKAVEGIKDGVGPETFDKLKAAVAGYLKQSKNAIEMADGDAGSALIFIKGAERNFAVIEKLADDLITHSSESKDREIARAGIKLEQQQMTLMAALLAVALAGILVSFLIGRSISRPVVAMSRAMRELAGGNFEVQLPGLERRDEVGQMAHAIQEFKVQAIAKAERETAEREEKRRELASARRTELHNLAESFEIAVGDIVENVGAASSELENSAAVLTNSSAATQELSTVVTAASEETSTNVQSVASATEEMASSVNEIGRQVANSNRIANEAVVQAQKTDARIAELSDAANRIGDVTKLITTIAEQTNLLALNATIEAARAGDAGRGFAVVAQEVKTLATQTAKATSEISTQIAGMQAATLDSVLAIKEISGTIGRVSEIAAAIAAAVEEQGAATQEIARNVQQAALGSTQVATSIADVNRGAGEIGTASSQVLASAQLLSNENKRLKAEVGKFLATVRSA from the coding sequence ATGCTCGGCTGGATCAGAAACATTGGCCTTTCGTGGAAAGTCCAGCTCGCGCCGGCTTTTCTGATCGTCGTGCTGATCGGGCTCGGCGCCTATGCGTTGCAGACGTTGCGGTCGAATCAGGCCGCCGTCGATGCGCTGGTGTCCGGGCCGGTGCGGCAATCGGAACTGGCCAATGATCTCACCACCACGGTGTGGACGGCGCACGCCAAGCTGTATCGTCTTGCTGCCACCGCAGCCAACGAAAAGGACGAGAAGAAAATAGCCGCGGTCGCCAAGGAGGCTTCCGCGGCCGCCGGCAAGATTTCCGACGCGCTGAAGGCCGTCGAAGGCATCAAGGACGGGGTCGGCCCGGAGACTTTCGATAAGCTGAAAGCTGCGGTCGCAGGCTATCTCAAGCAATCGAAAAACGCGATCGAGATGGCCGACGGCGACGCCGGATCGGCGCTGATATTCATCAAGGGCGCAGAACGAAACTTTGCCGTCATCGAAAAACTGGCCGACGATCTGATCACGCATAGCAGCGAGAGCAAGGATCGGGAGATTGCCCGTGCCGGGATCAAGCTCGAGCAACAGCAGATGACGCTGATGGCGGCCCTTCTGGCGGTTGCACTTGCCGGTATCCTCGTTTCGTTTCTGATTGGCCGAAGTATTTCCCGTCCTGTCGTGGCGATGTCGAGGGCGATGCGCGAACTGGCGGGCGGAAATTTCGAGGTTCAGTTGCCCGGCCTCGAGCGCCGCGATGAAGTGGGCCAGATGGCCCATGCGATCCAGGAATTCAAGGTGCAGGCGATTGCCAAAGCCGAACGCGAGACGGCGGAGCGCGAAGAGAAACGCCGCGAACTGGCATCCGCGCGCCGAACCGAGCTGCACAATCTGGCCGAAAGCTTCGAGATCGCCGTCGGCGATATCGTCGAAAATGTCGGCGCGGCATCGTCCGAATTGGAAAATTCCGCAGCCGTCCTGACCAACAGCAGCGCCGCCACCCAGGAGCTCTCCACCGTCGTCACCGCGGCTTCGGAGGAAACCTCCACCAACGTGCAGTCGGTAGCGTCAGCCACGGAGGAAATGGCCAGCTCCGTCAATGAAATCGGCAGACAAGTCGCGAACTCCAACAGGATCGCCAACGAGGCGGTGGTTCAGGCGCAAAAGACCGACGCCCGAATCGCCGAATTGTCTGATGCCGCGAACCGCATCGGCGACGTCACCAAATTGATCACCACGATTGCCGAGCAGACCAATCTGCTGGCGCTCAATGCGACCATTGAGGCAGCGCGAGCCGGCGACGCCGGCCGCGGCTTTGCGGTGGTTGCCCAGGAGGTCAAGACGCTCGCCACGCAGACCGCCAAGGCCACCAGCGAGATTTCTACCCAGATCGCCGGGATGCAGGCAGCGACCCTGGATTCGGTGCTCGCCATCAAAGAGATCAGCGGCACCATCGGCAGGGTTTCCGAAATCGCGGCAGCGATTGCCGCCGCCGTCGAAGAGCAGGGCGCGGCGACCCAGGAGATTGCCCGCAACGTGCAGCAGGCAGCCCTCGGCTCCACCCAGGTCGCGACCAGCATCGCCGACGTCAATCGCGGCGCCGGTGAAATCGGCACGGCGTCGTCCCAGGTGCTGGCGTCAGCGCAATTGCTCTCCAACGAAAACAAGCGCCTCAAGGCCGAGGTCGGCAAGTTCCTCGCCACCGTCCGGTCGGCTTAA
- a CDS encoding methyl-accepting chemotaxis protein yields MASRFSLAAKLYSIFALFAVLVAAITALSDYNTRRNAELTEAVATASRAALNVERVNSLVYAVVMESRGVYMSTDPAVVKKFGDGLLKFNERILDVVKNWQALVQADDAQQFATFKKRIEQFVEFRKELVRRGVEINAAAGREWGDNDANREVRSALNKDLEALSRVYAERSRKLAQQTDTNHTMAFVLTCLGALALIVVVMGVLIIARSVARPLSSITDTIKRVAEGAEGVEVPHTNRADEIGALARAIKIFQEAMERNRNLNSQVLEDSRARDARTRQIEASVDAFREAIGGVLRAVTDNATSMRGTAQTIASVSSDASGRAVAASGATEQASSNVSAVASAAEELSASVEEIGRQVRQSAGAVEQAGQRTEKSVAEIEGLAAATQRIDGVLTLIQAIAEQTNLLALNATIEAARAGDAGRGFAVVAHEVKALAEQTAKATAEIGQNVSMIQTSTRNSVDAVREIGNAVREINDVTSIIAGAIEQQDAATREISQNAQLAAQGNGTLVVNIGSLSDAIGTTSTAAASVLTASSELTATAETLSREVEKFFRNLRADSSEPARKTGT; encoded by the coding sequence ATGGCATCCCGGTTTTCGCTCGCAGCCAAATTGTATTCGATCTTCGCGCTGTTCGCGGTGCTCGTGGCGGCCATTACGGCCTTGTCCGACTACAACACCCGCCGGAACGCCGAACTCACAGAAGCGGTCGCAACCGCAAGCCGCGCGGCGCTCAATGTCGAGCGCGTCAATTCGCTGGTCTATGCGGTGGTGATGGAATCCCGCGGCGTCTACATGTCGACGGATCCGGCTGTCGTAAAGAAATTCGGCGACGGGTTGCTGAAGTTCAACGAACGCATTCTCGACGTCGTCAAGAACTGGCAGGCGCTGGTACAGGCCGACGACGCCCAGCAATTCGCTACCTTCAAGAAGCGCATCGAACAATTCGTCGAATTCCGCAAGGAACTGGTTCGCCGCGGCGTCGAGATCAACGCCGCCGCCGGGCGCGAATGGGGCGACAATGACGCCAACCGCGAAGTGCGCTCGGCGTTGAACAAGGATCTCGAGGCGCTCTCCCGGGTCTACGCCGAACGCAGCCGGAAACTGGCGCAACAGACAGACACCAACCACACGATGGCCTTTGTCCTGACCTGCCTGGGCGCGCTCGCGCTGATCGTGGTGGTCATGGGCGTGTTGATCATCGCCCGTTCGGTGGCGCGTCCGCTGTCATCCATTACAGATACCATCAAGCGCGTCGCGGAAGGCGCGGAAGGCGTCGAGGTCCCCCACACCAACCGAGCCGACGAAATTGGCGCCCTGGCCCGCGCGATCAAGATCTTCCAGGAAGCGATGGAGCGCAACCGCAACCTCAATTCACAGGTGCTGGAAGATTCCAGGGCGCGCGACGCGCGCACCCGGCAAATCGAAGCCTCGGTCGACGCGTTCCGGGAAGCGATCGGCGGCGTACTGCGCGCGGTCACCGACAATGCGACCTCGATGCGCGGCACCGCCCAGACCATTGCCAGCGTGTCATCGGATGCGAGCGGACGCGCGGTAGCCGCCTCCGGCGCGACCGAGCAGGCTTCCAGCAACGTCTCCGCCGTCGCCAGCGCCGCCGAAGAGCTTTCCGCTTCCGTCGAGGAAATCGGCCGCCAGGTCCGTCAATCGGCCGGCGCCGTCGAGCAGGCAGGTCAGCGCACCGAGAAATCGGTTGCCGAGATCGAGGGGCTCGCGGCCGCGACGCAACGCATCGACGGCGTGCTCACCCTGATCCAGGCGATCGCCGAGCAAACCAACCTTCTGGCGTTGAACGCGACGATCGAAGCCGCGCGCGCCGGCGACGCCGGACGCGGCTTCGCCGTAGTCGCCCACGAGGTCAAGGCACTCGCCGAGCAGACCGCCAAGGCGACTGCCGAGATCGGCCAGAATGTCAGCATGATCCAGACGTCGACCAGGAATTCGGTGGACGCGGTCCGCGAAATCGGCAACGCCGTGCGCGAGATCAACGACGTGACGTCGATCATCGCCGGCGCCATCGAGCAGCAGGATGCGGCGACCCGCGAGATATCGCAGAACGCGCAACTGGCGGCGCAGGGTAACGGTACGCTCGTCGTCAATATCGGTTCGCTCAGCGACGCCATCGGCACGACCAGCACGGCGGCGGCTTCCGTTCTCACCGCATCCAGCGAGCTCACGGCCACGGCCGAGACGCTGTCGCGCGAGGTCGAGAAATTCTTCCGCAACTTGCGCGCGGATTCGTCGGAGCCGGCGCGCAAGACCGGCACCTGA
- a CDS encoding ethanolamine ammonia-lyase subunit EutB has translation MVYRQVIGATSYVFAGLRELLAKATPPRSGDRLAGVAAESAEAMIAARMALADMPLKQFLNEAVIPYEDDEVTRLILDTHAAQAFAPISSLTVGGFRDWLLSDAATSGTLSDVSRGITPEMAAGVSKLMRNQDLILVAKKCVVTSAFRNTIGLKGRMSVRLQPNHPFDDAKGITASILDGILLGSGDACIGINPASDDPAIIGELLRLLDGIISRLQIPTQACVLTHVTTTLGLIGQGAPVDLVFQSIAGTEAANRSFGVDLALLREAREAGLSLRRGTVGDNVMYFETGQGSALSANAHHNVDQQTLEARAYAVARAFDPLLVNSVVGFIGPEYLYDGKEIIRAGLEDHFCGKLLGLPLGVDVCYTNHAEADQDDMDNLLTLLAAAGVTFIMGVPGADDVMLNYQSTSFHDALYIRDLFGLKRAPEFDDWLVRSGLADGDFRLVGNTSLLPDFAARLIA, from the coding sequence ATGGTCTATCGCCAGGTCATCGGCGCCACCTCCTACGTATTCGCCGGTTTGCGCGAACTGCTCGCCAAGGCGACGCCGCCGCGGTCCGGCGATCGTCTTGCCGGCGTTGCGGCCGAAAGCGCGGAAGCGATGATCGCGGCGCGGATGGCGCTCGCCGACATGCCGCTCAAGCAATTCCTCAACGAGGCCGTGATCCCTTATGAGGACGACGAGGTCACCCGGCTGATCCTCGATACCCATGCGGCGCAAGCTTTTGCGCCGATCTCTTCGCTGACCGTCGGCGGCTTCCGCGACTGGCTGTTGTCCGATGCCGCAACCAGCGGAACGCTCAGCGACGTTTCGCGCGGGATCACGCCGGAAATGGCCGCGGGCGTTTCGAAGCTGATGCGCAACCAGGATCTGATCCTGGTCGCGAAAAAATGCGTCGTGACGTCGGCGTTTCGCAACACCATCGGCCTGAAGGGGCGGATGAGCGTGCGGCTGCAGCCCAACCATCCCTTCGACGACGCCAAGGGCATTACCGCCTCGATCCTCGACGGCATCCTGCTTGGATCGGGCGACGCCTGCATCGGCATCAATCCGGCAAGCGACGATCCGGCAATCATCGGTGAATTGCTGCGGTTGCTCGACGGCATCATCTCGCGGCTGCAGATACCGACGCAAGCCTGCGTGCTCACGCACGTGACCACGACGCTCGGATTGATCGGACAGGGCGCTCCGGTCGATCTGGTGTTCCAGTCGATCGCGGGAACGGAGGCTGCCAACCGCAGCTTTGGCGTCGATCTCGCGCTGTTACGCGAGGCGCGTGAGGCCGGGCTGTCGCTCCGCCGCGGAACGGTCGGCGACAATGTGATGTACTTCGAGACCGGGCAGGGCTCGGCGCTGTCTGCCAACGCCCATCACAATGTCGACCAGCAGACTCTCGAGGCGCGCGCCTATGCGGTGGCGCGCGCGTTCGATCCATTGCTCGTCAACAGCGTCGTCGGCTTCATCGGTCCGGAATACCTGTATGACGGCAAGGAAATCATCCGCGCCGGCCTGGAGGATCATTTCTGCGGCAAGCTGCTCGGCCTGCCGCTCGGTGTCGACGTCTGCTACACCAACCATGCCGAAGCCGATCAGGACGACATGGACAATCTCTTGACGCTGCTGGCCGCCGCCGGCGTCACCTTCATCATGGGGGTGCCGGGCGCCGACGACGTCATGCTGAACTATCAGTCGACCTCGTTCCACGACGCGCTGTATATCCGCGATCTCTTCGGCTTGAAGCGGGCGCCAGAATTCGACGATTGGCTGGTTCGCTCAGGCCTCGCGGACGGCGATTTCCGGCTTGTGGGCAACACGAGTCTGCTGCCCGACTTTGCCGCGCGGCTGATCGCCTGA
- a CDS encoding B12-binding domain-containing radical SAM protein, translating to MRAEGIGTVRRILCVFPRYTSSFGTFEYAYPLTAGVQAFMPPQGLLLIAAYLPENWPVRFIDENIRPATKEDFEWAEAVFVSGMHIQRQQMNDICRRAHAFDLAVAIGGPSVSACPDYYPSFDYLHVGELGDATNDLIARLARDPSRPAQQVVLTTNDRIAMSDFPIPAYELAEVKKYLLGSIQYSSGCPYQCEFCDIPGLYGRNPRLKTPQQIVAELDKLRECGMTDTVYFVDDNFIGNRKAALDLLPHLVEWQKRTGYVTRLACEATLNIAKRPEILEKMREAMFVTVFCGIETPDPDALKAMHKDHNMMVPIQEGIHTINSYGMEVVSGIIMGLDTDKPGTADALLKFVDESRIPLLTINLLQALPKTPLWDRLEREGRLNHDDSRDSNVEFLLPYEQVVDSWRRCMEVAYQPEKLYARYQYQCDYTYAQRIKVPVAPEQKNWANIKRALIMLRNIFWQVGVLGDYRKVFWKFALGRLRCGDIEGLIGSATIAHHLIEFARAATSGRQNASNYSIRLREASVPAE from the coding sequence ATGAGAGCTGAAGGCATCGGAACGGTACGGCGTATCCTGTGCGTCTTCCCACGCTATACATCCTCTTTTGGTACATTCGAATACGCCTATCCCCTGACCGCCGGCGTCCAGGCCTTCATGCCACCGCAGGGCCTGTTATTGATCGCGGCCTATCTTCCGGAGAACTGGCCGGTCCGCTTCATCGACGAGAACATTCGTCCCGCCACCAAGGAAGATTTCGAATGGGCGGAGGCGGTGTTCGTCAGCGGCATGCATATCCAGCGTCAGCAGATGAACGACATCTGCCGCCGCGCGCATGCCTTCGATCTCGCCGTTGCGATCGGTGGACCGTCGGTGAGCGCGTGCCCGGATTACTATCCCTCGTTTGACTATCTGCATGTCGGCGAATTGGGCGATGCCACCAACGATCTGATCGCTCGGCTGGCGCGCGATCCATCGCGGCCCGCGCAGCAGGTGGTGCTGACGACCAATGACCGCATTGCCATGAGCGACTTTCCGATCCCGGCCTACGAGCTGGCGGAGGTGAAGAAATATCTGCTCGGCAGCATCCAGTATTCGAGCGGTTGCCCCTACCAGTGCGAGTTCTGCGACATCCCCGGCCTCTATGGCCGCAATCCGCGGCTGAAGACGCCGCAGCAGATCGTCGCCGAACTGGACAAGCTGCGCGAATGCGGCATGACCGACACGGTCTATTTCGTCGACGACAATTTCATCGGCAACCGGAAAGCGGCGCTGGATCTACTGCCGCACCTTGTCGAATGGCAGAAGCGAACCGGCTACGTCACGCGGCTCGCCTGCGAGGCGACGCTCAACATCGCCAAGCGCCCCGAGATCCTCGAGAAGATGCGCGAGGCGATGTTCGTCACCGTATTCTGCGGCATCGAGACGCCCGACCCCGATGCATTGAAGGCGATGCACAAGGACCACAACATGATGGTCCCGATCCAGGAAGGCATTCACACCATCAACTCCTATGGCATGGAAGTCGTCTCGGGCATCATCATGGGCCTTGATACCGATAAGCCCGGCACCGCGGATGCGCTGCTCAAATTCGTCGATGAATCGCGGATACCGCTGCTCACGATCAATCTGCTGCAGGCGCTGCCGAAGACGCCGTTGTGGGACCGGCTGGAGCGCGAAGGCCGGCTCAATCACGACGACAGCCGCGATTCCAACGTCGAGTTCCTGCTGCCCTACGAGCAGGTGGTCGATTCCTGGCGCAGGTGCATGGAAGTCGCCTATCAGCCGGAAAAGCTGTACGCGCGCTACCAGTATCAATGCGACTACACCTATGCGCAGCGGATCAAGGTGCCGGTGGCGCCCGAGCAGAAGAACTGGGCCAATATCAAGCGCGCCCTGATCATGCTCCGGAACATCTTCTGGCAGGTCGGCGTACTCGGCGACTACAGAAAAGTGTTCTGGAAGTTCGCGCTGGGACGGCTTCGTTGCGGCGATATCGAGGGACTGATTGGCTCGGCGACGATTGCGCATCACCTGATCGAATTTGCGCGCGCTGCCACCAGTGGCCGGCAGAACGCGTCGAACTATTCGATCCGGCTGCGCGAGGCCTCGGTCCCTGCCGAGTAA
- the eutC gene encoding ethanolamine ammonia-lyase subunit EutC: MKTPAPPSRPLEALRELTPARVGLGRSGASMPTDALLAFTLDHARARDAVHTAFEAQHLVAGLAGLGVPVSEVCSQARNRRDYLRRPDLGRMLDPDSRRALEKQSGSAREIVIVIGDGLSPAAVNVHAVELVRHLASRLTEAGIRFGHVVVASGARVALGDEIGAVLGARMVVMLIGERPGLSAPDSLGAYLTFAPRVGLTDEKRNCVSNIHGAGLSYDEAAFKIAWLVREGIARQITGVALKDESGTALIAAKPID; this comes from the coding sequence ATGAAAACGCCGGCGCCGCCGTCCCGCCCGCTCGAAGCCTTGCGGGAACTGACGCCGGCGCGCGTCGGGCTCGGCCGCTCCGGCGCGAGCATGCCGACCGACGCACTGCTTGCCTTCACACTCGACCACGCGCGTGCGCGCGACGCCGTTCACACAGCTTTCGAAGCGCAGCATCTGGTTGCCGGATTGGCCGGTCTCGGCGTGCCCGTGAGCGAAGTCTGCAGTCAGGCGCGCAACCGCCGCGACTACCTGCGCCGTCCCGATCTCGGACGCATGCTCGATCCGGATTCACGGCGCGCGCTGGAAAAGCAAAGCGGCAGCGCGCGCGAGATTGTGATCGTGATCGGCGACGGGCTGTCGCCGGCGGCCGTCAATGTCCACGCCGTCGAACTGGTTCGCCATCTTGCTTCGCGCCTGACGGAGGCAGGGATCCGCTTCGGCCATGTCGTGGTCGCGTCGGGCGCGCGGGTGGCGCTGGGCGACGAGATCGGCGCCGTGCTCGGCGCGCGGATGGTCGTGATGCTGATCGGCGAGCGGCCCGGCCTGTCGGCGCCCGACAGCCTCGGCGCGTATCTCACCTTTGCACCGCGCGTTGGCCTCACCGATGAGAAGCGCAATTGCGTGTCCAACATCCACGGTGCGGGGCTGAGCTACGATGAGGCCGCCTTCAAGATCGCATGGCTGGTGCGTGAAGGCATCGCGCGCCAGATCACCGGCGTGGCGCTGAAGGACGAAAGCGGAACCGCGCTCATCGCTGCCAAGCCGATCGATTGA
- a CDS encoding efflux RND transporter permease subunit — protein sequence MLDKNSESHVHVEAIEEPPPGKSIAFGLERMGLIAVKAPIVSMIILAALIVAALFGIERIKIDDSLSQLFRSDSKDYKQYEAVTKRFPATEFDVLVVVEGKTLLARENLEKIRDMVTDLQLVEGVRGLVSLFSARQAPEPGKLPAALFPPELPQGAAYEKFAETVKSNEIIRGKLLSEDGTLALIVLSLEPKVVSSNDLGKVVGEMRKIMADDLSGSGLNAQLSGVPVMQLEIRNAVKRDGLTYNILGILAGCIIAIIFFRKISFMVVAAFPPIIAILLALGSLGWAGFNLNMFLNVMTPLIMVISFSDSMQLTFAARDRLIAGQDKLTAFTNAVLVVGPACVLTHGTAGISFIALQFSDSELIRKFGEAGLAATIIALVAVLSLVPVFGVLFVRNEKIFAVKFQSADAGVQALRNFCYWIAVRMVSRPGLFSLLALLLVAGLGFIYATLEPRYRLADQVPDKRQAVAASSRLDAKLTGANPIDVLIEFPKGASLYAPDTLKAIADVHSMVEKSAGVGNVWSLETLRRWLAEKAGSSDVATLKEYVSVIPEHLVRRFISADQDAVVVSGRVPDLDSSEILPVVDKLDKALDKVRSEHPGFEVAVTGLSAIAARNSANMIEKLNHGLTIEFLIVAIFIGLAFRSVVVMFSCILPGIFPVVASGTVLWIMGEGLQFASVVALTVSFGLGLSATIHFLNRLRLESKPGIGSALAVERATVLVGPALILTTVVLACGLGVTVFSDLPSLRLFGWLSAFSMIAALVADLFILRPTSMFLINLSEKIRGVSHTKPAE from the coding sequence ATGCTCGACAAGAACTCCGAAAGTCACGTCCACGTCGAAGCCATCGAGGAGCCGCCGCCGGGCAAGAGCATCGCCTTCGGGCTCGAGCGCATGGGCCTGATCGCGGTCAAGGCGCCGATCGTGTCGATGATCATTCTCGCCGCGCTGATCGTGGCTGCGCTCTTCGGCATCGAGCGGATCAAGATCGACGACTCGCTGAGCCAGCTGTTCCGGTCCGATTCCAAGGACTACAAGCAATACGAGGCTGTGACCAAGCGCTTCCCGGCGACCGAATTCGACGTGCTGGTCGTGGTTGAGGGCAAGACGCTGCTGGCCCGCGAGAACCTCGAAAAGATCCGCGACATGGTCACCGACCTGCAACTGGTCGAGGGCGTGCGTGGTCTGGTGTCGCTGTTTTCGGCGCGTCAGGCGCCGGAGCCTGGCAAGCTGCCGGCCGCGCTGTTCCCGCCCGAACTGCCGCAAGGCGCCGCCTACGAGAAGTTCGCCGAGACCGTCAAATCCAACGAGATCATTCGCGGCAAGCTGTTGTCGGAGGACGGCACGCTGGCGCTGATCGTATTGTCGCTGGAACCGAAGGTCGTTTCCTCCAACGATCTCGGCAAGGTAGTCGGCGAAATGCGGAAGATCATGGCCGACGATTTGTCGGGCAGCGGTCTCAACGCCCAGCTCTCCGGCGTTCCCGTGATGCAGCTCGAGATCCGCAACGCAGTCAAGCGCGACGGGCTGACCTACAACATCCTCGGCATTCTGGCCGGCTGTATCATCGCGATCATCTTCTTCCGCAAGATATCGTTCATGGTGGTTGCGGCGTTTCCGCCGATCATTGCGATCCTGCTCGCGCTCGGCAGCCTCGGCTGGGCCGGCTTCAATCTCAACATGTTCCTGAACGTGATGACGCCGCTCATCATGGTGATCAGCTTCTCGGACTCGATGCAGCTGACTTTCGCCGCGCGCGACCGCCTGATCGCGGGCCAGGACAAATTAACCGCGTTCACCAACGCCGTGCTGGTGGTGGGCCCGGCCTGCGTGCTGACCCACGGCACCGCCGGCATCTCGTTCATCGCCCTGCAGTTCTCCGATTCCGAATTGATCCGAAAGTTCGGCGAGGCCGGCCTTGCCGCCACCATCATCGCGCTCGTTGCGGTGCTCTCGCTGGTACCGGTGTTCGGCGTGCTGTTCGTCCGCAACGAGAAGATCTTCGCGGTCAAATTCCAGAGCGCGGATGCCGGCGTGCAGGCGCTGCGCAATTTCTGCTACTGGATCGCGGTGCGCATGGTCAGCCGCCCCGGGCTGTTCAGCCTGCTCGCGTTGCTGCTCGTCGCCGGCCTCGGCTTCATCTACGCCACGCTGGAGCCGCGCTATCGGCTCGCCGACCAGGTGCCGGACAAGCGGCAGGCCGTGGCGGCATCGAGCCGCCTTGACGCCAAGCTCACCGGCGCCAATCCGATCGACGTGCTGATCGAATTCCCCAAGGGCGCCTCGCTCTACGCGCCGGATACGTTGAAGGCGATCGCCGACGTTCATTCGATGGTGGAGAAATCGGCCGGCGTCGGCAACGTCTGGTCGCTCGAAACCCTGCGCCGCTGGCTCGCCGAGAAAGCCGGCAGCAGCGACGTTGCGACGCTGAAGGAATATGTCAGCGTGATCCCTGAGCATCTGGTCCGCCGTTTCATCTCGGCCGATCAGGATGCGGTGGTGGTCTCGGGCCGCGTTCCCGATCTCGATTCAAGCGAAATCCTTCCCGTCGTCGACAAGCTCGACAAGGCGCTCGACAAGGTGCGATCAGAGCATCCCGGCTTCGAAGTCGCGGTCACCGGCCTGTCGGCGATCGCCGCGCGCAACAGCGCCAACATGATCGAGAAACTCAATCACGGCCTGACCATCGAATTCCTCATAGTTGCGATCTTCATCGGATTGGCATTCCGATCGGTCGTGGTGATGTTCTCCTGCATTCTGCCCGGCATTTTCCCTGTCGTGGCATCGGGTACGGTGCTGTGGATAATGGGCGAGGGGCTGCAGTTCGCCAGCGTGGTCGCGCTGACGGTGTCGTTCGGCTTAGGCCTGAGCGCCACTATCCACTTCCTCAACCGGTTGCGGCTGGAGAGCAAGCCCGGCATCGGCTCGGCGCTGGCGGTCGAGCGCGCCACCGTGCTGGTCGGTCCGGCGCTGATCCTGACCACGGTGGTGCTGGCCTGCGGTCTCGGCGTCACCGTGTTCTCCGACCTGCCGTCGCTGCGGCTGTTCGGCTGGCTCAGCGCGTTCTCGATGATCGCAGCCCTGGTCGCGGATCTCTTCATCCTGCGGCCGACCTCGATGTTCCTGATCAACCTGTCGGAAAAGATTCGCGGCGTCAGCCACACCAAGCCCGCGGAATAA